From one Agathobaculum sp. NTUH-O15-33 genomic stretch:
- a CDS encoding GNAT family N-acetyltransferase, with protein MNEEFITLTLENLADEHLCCIIRSKKPHPGVEAKRQWLAERIKEGHVFRKLREKATVFIEYAPLETAWVPVTGKNYEYIYCLWATGDYKGKGYGKRLMEHCLADAREKGRSGVCMLGAKKQKSWLSDQSFAKKYGFEVVDTTADGYELLALSFDGTEPSFAQNAKKQAIDSQELTIYYDMQCPFIRQNIEKVKQYCEANAVPVSLLQVDTLQKAKELPCVFNNYAVFYKGRFQTVNLADAAYLERILKK; from the coding sequence ATGAATGAAGAATTTATAACCTTAACTTTGGAAAACCTCGCGGACGAGCATTTATGCTGCATCATCCGCAGCAAAAAGCCCCATCCGGGTGTGGAGGCGAAGCGGCAATGGCTGGCCGAACGCATCAAGGAAGGCCATGTTTTCAGAAAGCTCAGGGAAAAGGCCACGGTCTTTATCGAATACGCGCCGCTTGAAACCGCTTGGGTGCCGGTCACGGGAAAAAACTACGAGTATATCTACTGCTTATGGGCTACCGGCGATTACAAGGGAAAAGGCTACGGCAAGCGGCTGATGGAGCATTGCCTAGCCGACGCCAGAGAAAAGGGCCGGTCCGGCGTTTGCATGCTGGGCGCGAAAAAGCAAAAATCGTGGCTGAGCGACCAGTCGTTCGCGAAGAAATACGGCTTCGAGGTCGTCGATACCACGGCGGACGGCTACGAATTGCTGGCCCTTTCCTTTGACGGTACCGAGCCGTCGTTCGCGCAAAATGCAAAAAAGCAAGCGATTGATAGCCAAGAGCTGACGATCTATTATGACATGCAGTGTCCCTTCATCCGCCAAAACATTGAAAAGGTCAAACAGTATTGCGAAGCAAACGCGGTGCCGGTCTCGCTGCTCCAAGTGGACACGCTGCAAAAGGCCAAGGAATTGCCCTGCGTTTTCAACAACTACGCCGTGTTTTACAAAGGCCGTTTTCAAACGGTGAATTTGGCGGACGCGGCCTATCTCGAAAGAATACTCAAAAAGTAA
- a CDS encoding sugar O-acetyltransferase, with translation MTEREKMLAGQLYDCGDEELLTRWHKAKNLVRDYNRIDSENLDEKHRVLTELLGGFGSNLWITAPFFVDYGNNIYFGNNCEVNMNCTFLDDNKIIIGNNALIAPNVQIYTAFHPANAAERFGELKNEGSFEFCKTQTAPVVIGDNVWIGGGAIIMPHVTIGDNVVIGAGSIVTKDIPSNVIALGNPCKVIRENT, from the coding sequence ATGACGGAAAGAGAAAAAATGCTGGCCGGACAGCTTTATGACTGCGGCGATGAAGAGCTTCTGACGCGGTGGCATAAGGCAAAAAATCTTGTGCGCGATTATAACCGGATCGATTCGGAAAATTTAGATGAAAAGCACCGCGTTTTAACGGAACTGCTGGGTGGGTTTGGTTCAAACTTATGGATTACCGCCCCGTTTTTTGTTGATTACGGCAACAATATTTATTTCGGCAATAACTGTGAAGTGAACATGAATTGCACTTTTTTGGATGACAACAAGATCATCATCGGCAATAACGCGCTGATTGCGCCAAACGTGCAGATCTATACGGCTTTTCACCCGGCCAATGCGGCGGAACGGTTTGGAGAGCTGAAAAACGAGGGATCTTTTGAATTTTGCAAAACGCAGACGGCGCCGGTCGTCATAGGAGACAATGTTTGGATAGGCGGCGGGGCAATCATCATGCCGCATGTAACGATCGGCGACAATGTTGTGATTGGCGCGGGAAGTATTGTGACAAAGGATATACCGAGCAACGTGATCGCGCTTGGCAATCCTTGCAAAGTCATACGCGAGAATACGTAG
- a CDS encoding response regulator: MTKVLIADDDALVRMFLKQMIPWEADGYQVVGDARDGEEALSLFEQFSPDLVIADVSMPVMNGIDLLGRLKERGFDGGVIMLSCHDDFEYVKTAMRLGADEYLLKNHLSPDTLRTALAAVAESTQKRQNKAGKQGEMDAILEKGLRQARREALQKLLAMDRCPFEEQLAMIEAARFSGSYRQCVAVQARLAQAEAEKAPRFFELCQQVAVGNHADAVPVRKTACVFLMDMTGYPSRSRQQELADTLCHVIDSYAWQYLQLRVSCGVSSLCDGDGSIARAVRQADRALLAAFYREGVWRYEDTRAMTDGCPPEAERLARALPRLLEAGGEPALNEAVERAAEAVKKARVMPGAAVDWLRRCDAAAGLARQQAAYAQIDSFAALRRALDEYAGLLRQGGGAALPGEVSPAVAEAARYLQQHFAQPVTLSEVAARVSLSPNYLSARFKQEMGAGFVEYLTELRLAQVRELMRKNRWDTVKSIARQAGFIDYQHFCKVFKRKTGQSPNAYRKKLTGQDE; this comes from the coding sequence ATGACCAAGGTATTGATCGCGGACGACGACGCGTTGGTGCGGATGTTTCTAAAGCAGATGATCCCGTGGGAAGCGGACGGCTATCAGGTCGTCGGCGACGCGCGCGACGGGGAGGAGGCGCTCTCCCTGTTCGAGCAGTTTTCGCCCGATCTGGTGATTGCCGACGTATCCATGCCGGTGATGAACGGCATCGACCTGCTGGGCCGCCTTAAGGAGCGCGGGTTTGACGGCGGCGTGATCATGCTCAGCTGTCACGATGATTTTGAGTATGTCAAAACCGCGATGCGGCTTGGCGCGGACGAATATCTGCTGAAAAACCACTTGAGCCCGGACACGCTGCGCACCGCGCTCGCCGCCGTGGCGGAAAGCACGCAAAAGCGGCAAAACAAAGCGGGCAAGCAGGGCGAAATGGACGCGATACTGGAAAAGGGCCTGCGGCAGGCGCGGCGCGAAGCGCTCCAAAAGCTGCTGGCCATGGACCGGTGCCCGTTCGAGGAGCAGCTCGCCATGATCGAGGCCGCGCGCTTTTCCGGCTCCTACCGCCAGTGCGTGGCCGTGCAGGCGCGCCTTGCGCAGGCCGAGGCGGAGAAGGCGCCGCGCTTTTTCGAGCTGTGCCAGCAGGTGGCGGTGGGCAACCACGCGGACGCGGTGCCCGTGCGCAAAACGGCCTGCGTGTTTCTTATGGATATGACCGGCTACCCTTCCCGGAGCCGCCAGCAGGAGCTGGCCGATACGCTGTGCCACGTGATAGACAGCTACGCGTGGCAGTATTTGCAGCTCCGCGTGAGCTGCGGGGTCAGCTCGCTTTGCGACGGGGACGGCTCGATCGCGCGCGCCGTCCGTCAGGCCGACCGCGCGCTCTTGGCCGCGTTTTACCGCGAGGGCGTTTGGCGGTACGAGGATACGCGCGCCATGACGGACGGCTGCCCGCCCGAAGCGGAAAGGCTGGCCCGCGCGCTGCCGCGGCTGCTGGAAGCGGGCGGCGAGCCCGCGCTTAACGAGGCGGTGGAGCGCGCCGCCGAAGCGGTGAAAAAAGCGCGGGTGATGCCGGGCGCGGCGGTTGATTGGCTGCGCCGGTGCGACGCGGCGGCGGGGCTGGCGCGCCAGCAGGCGGCGTACGCGCAGATCGACAGCTTCGCGGCCCTGCGGCGCGCGCTGGACGAATACGCGGGCCTGTTGCGGCAAGGCGGCGGGGCGGCCCTGCCGGGCGAGGTCTCGCCCGCGGTTGCCGAGGCGGCGCGGTATTTGCAGCAGCATTTCGCGCAGCCCGTCACCCTGTCCGAGGTCGCCGCGCGCGTTTCACTGTCGCCCAACTACCTCAGCGCGCGCTTTAAGCAGGAAATGGGCGCGGGCTTTGTCGAATACCTGACCGAGCTGCGCCTTGCGCAGGTGCGCGAATTGATGCGCAAAAACCGGTGGGACACGGTGAAGAGCATTGCGCGGCAGGCCGGGTTTATCGATTACCAGCATTTTTGCAAGGTGTTCAAGCGCAAGACCGGGCAGAGCCCGAACGCCTACCGGAAAAAGCTGACCGGGCAGGACGAATAA
- a CDS encoding substrate-binding domain-containing protein, which translates to MKQLKRALIALLCAALPLVCTGCAEGTLLSEDHTRRIGVVLKTMDSEHWQEIRSGMENTAKEHGAALTLLYPSNEWAEEEQAVFIRDMLASDIDALIVAPCNSTSTGWFADQAAEQGLPLFTADTRAIDRDIPYIGSDNKTVGAMAADYLVEHVGPGASCAVIAGAAVQAQTVDRVGEFRRRMQERESAPLAVRMENSGFADAMETTETLLEQGVRGIFCASAAMGLGAAAARQERGADDLCIIAVDTQDDALKAVQEGSLDALITQSGYEIGEKAIETVLRVLDGEKAGNVYVESRLITADNIADFLEERGNQR; encoded by the coding sequence GTGAAGCAACTGAAAAGGGCGCTGATAGCGCTTCTCTGCGCCGCGCTGCCGCTCGTCTGCACCGGCTGCGCGGAGGGCACGCTGCTGAGCGAGGACCACACGCGCCGCATCGGCGTGGTGCTCAAAACCATGGACAGCGAGCATTGGCAGGAGATACGCTCGGGCATGGAAAACACGGCCAAGGAGCATGGCGCGGCGCTGACGCTTCTATACCCCAGCAACGAATGGGCGGAAGAGGAACAGGCGGTGTTCATCCGCGATATGCTTGCCTCCGATATCGACGCGCTGATCGTCGCGCCCTGCAATTCGACGAGCACCGGCTGGTTTGCCGATCAGGCGGCGGAACAGGGCCTGCCGCTGTTCACCGCGGATACCCGCGCGATCGACCGCGATATCCCGTATATCGGTTCGGATAACAAGACCGTGGGCGCGATGGCGGCGGATTATCTGGTGGAGCACGTCGGGCCGGGCGCGTCCTGCGCGGTGATCGCGGGCGCGGCCGTGCAGGCGCAGACCGTCGACCGCGTGGGCGAGTTCCGCCGCCGCATGCAGGAGCGCGAAAGCGCCCCGCTCGCCGTGCGCATGGAAAACAGCGGCTTTGCCGACGCGATGGAGACCACGGAAACGCTTCTGGAACAGGGCGTGCGCGGCATTTTCTGCGCCAGCGCCGCGATGGGCCTCGGCGCGGCGGCCGCCCGGCAGGAGCGGGGCGCGGACGACCTGTGCATCATCGCGGTCGATACGCAGGACGACGCGCTCAAGGCCGTGCAGGAGGGCTCGCTGGACGCGCTCATCACCCAGTCCGGCTATGAGATCGGGGAAAAGGCCATAGAGACCGTGCTGCGCGTGCTGGACGGCGAAAAGGCCGGCAACGTCTATGTGGAAAGCCGCCTGATCACGGCGGACAACATTGCGGACTTTTTAGAGGAACGGGGAAATCAACGATGA
- a CDS encoding sugar ABC transporter ATP-binding protein, with protein sequence MSNQQPYVLEMRNIVKIFPGVRALDGVNLKVRAGKVHVICGENGAGKSTLMKVINGSHDADEGEMFFEGKPVGKHTIQDTMKMGIAMIYQELNPVLEMTIAENVFLGREPKSGPFVDFAKMIKDTQALLDRLQIPYDAHQKMRELSIAGHQLIEIAKAISMNAKVIIMDEPSSAIADAEIEVLFGQIFSLKEQGVAILYITHKMDEIFRIADDITIIRDGQWIESGPATDYDANKLVSRMVGREITNVFPKEDDIPIGDVVLEVKNLTQEKQDGGRFENISFTLRQGEILGFSGLVGAGRSEVMRAVFGLDPYTSGEILMEGKPVSIRNTADAIRAGIAMVSEDRKGYGLVLGRNIRDNISLVTLRDFVKNGLIDDKAIVKRAGEMVDMLNIKIANLDVAASTLSGGNQQKVVLAKWLIGDVKVMILDEPTRGIDVGAKSEIHKLMCRFARQGMAVIMISSELPEVLGMADRVVVMQEGRINGVLERREATQESIMKLATRGKNRE encoded by the coding sequence GTGAGCAATCAGCAGCCGTATGTGCTGGAAATGCGGAATATCGTCAAGATTTTCCCGGGCGTCCGTGCGCTGGACGGGGTAAACCTCAAGGTGCGGGCCGGTAAGGTGCACGTCATCTGCGGGGAGAACGGCGCGGGCAAGTCGACCCTGATGAAGGTGATCAACGGCAGCCACGACGCGGACGAGGGCGAGATGTTCTTCGAGGGCAAGCCCGTCGGCAAACACACCATTCAGGATACCATGAAAATGGGCATCGCGATGATCTATCAGGAGCTGAACCCGGTGCTTGAAATGACCATCGCGGAAAACGTGTTCCTCGGCCGGGAACCCAAAAGCGGGCCGTTCGTGGATTTCGCGAAAATGATAAAGGACACGCAGGCGCTGCTCGACCGGCTCCAAATCCCGTACGACGCGCACCAGAAAATGCGGGAGCTGTCGATCGCCGGTCACCAGCTGATCGAAATCGCCAAGGCGATCTCGATGAACGCCAAGGTCATCATCATGGACGAACCCTCGTCCGCCATCGCGGACGCCGAAATCGAGGTGCTGTTCGGGCAGATTTTCAGCCTTAAGGAGCAGGGCGTCGCCATTTTGTACATCACCCATAAGATGGACGAGATCTTCCGCATCGCGGACGATATCACCATCATCCGCGACGGACAGTGGATCGAATCCGGTCCCGCCACGGACTACGACGCGAACAAGCTCGTTTCCCGCATGGTCGGCCGCGAGATCACCAACGTGTTCCCCAAGGAGGACGACATCCCGATCGGCGACGTGGTGCTCGAAGTGAAAAACCTGACGCAGGAAAAGCAGGACGGCGGAAGGTTTGAAAACATCAGCTTCACGCTCCGGCAGGGCGAAATTTTGGGGTTTTCCGGTCTGGTCGGCGCGGGCCGCAGCGAAGTGATGCGGGCGGTGTTCGGTCTCGACCCGTATACCTCGGGCGAAATCCTGATGGAGGGCAAGCCGGTCTCCATCCGCAACACGGCGGACGCGATCCGCGCGGGCATCGCCATGGTGTCGGAGGATCGAAAGGGCTACGGGCTGGTGCTCGGACGGAACATCCGCGACAACATTTCGCTCGTCACGCTGCGGGACTTTGTGAAAAACGGCCTGATCGACGACAAGGCGATCGTGAAGCGCGCCGGTGAAATGGTCGATATGCTGAATATCAAGATCGCAAACCTCGACGTGGCGGCCTCCACGCTTTCGGGCGGCAACCAGCAAAAGGTCGTTTTGGCCAAGTGGCTGATCGGCGACGTGAAGGTGATGATTTTGGACGAGCCGACGCGCGGCATCGACGTGGGCGCGAAAAGCGAAATTCACAAGCTGATGTGCCGGTTCGCGCGGCAGGGCATGGCGGTCATCATGATCTCCTCCGAGCTGCCCGAGGTGCTCGGCATGGCCGACCGCGTGGTCGTCATGCAGGAGGGACGGATAAACGGCGTTTTGGAACGCCGCGAGGCCACGCAGGAAAGCATTATGAAATTGGCAACAAGGGGGAAGAACCGTGAATAA
- a CDS encoding GNAT family N-acetyltransferase — protein sequence MPEAVMRKAARADMRQIMRLQVSAFTGEQRIPAGDIALPDEKQPQWWCAEAGGRIVGAVAAWREDGQAHWGRFVVDPSLRGQHIGTRLAAHSLESLFAQGIDQIHIDARETTVKILCAMGGRITGAPVPFYVGTVTPMVLEKARYRA from the coding sequence ATGCCGGAAGCAGTGATGAGAAAAGCGGCGCGCGCGGATATGCGGCAGATCATGCGCTTGCAGGTAAGCGCCTTTACAGGCGAGCAGCGGATTCCTGCGGGGGATATCGCCTTGCCTGACGAAAAGCAGCCGCAGTGGTGGTGCGCGGAGGCCGGTGGGCGCATCGTCGGCGCGGTCGCCGCGTGGCGGGAGGACGGGCAGGCGCATTGGGGCCGGTTCGTGGTGGACCCCAGCCTGCGCGGCCAACATATCGGCACAAGGCTGGCCGCGCATTCGCTCGAGAGCCTGTTTGCGCAGGGGATCGATCAGATCCATATCGACGCGAGGGAAACGACGGTCAAAATCCTTTGCGCCATGGGCGGCCGGATCACCGGCGCGCCGGTCCCGTTCTATGTGGGCACGGTAACGCCCATGGTTCTGGAAAAGGCGCGGTACCGGGCGTAA
- a CDS encoding ABC transporter permease has product MNNTKKKFNFGEFYGKWGTLMILVVIVILSALFVPNFVKPRNISNILLQNAVVAMLAFGATFVIILGHINVAYGSELAFIGCIACLSMNSLQTMMPPVAAAVITVLIAMLVGLVIGALNGLVITKFGIPAFIMTLAVTTIARGGALLLTDGTPVSGMNDAFNWFGQGFIGPIPTSVLIMAILFIVTWVLLNKTCFGRHIYAVGGNENAAIASGIKSKNVVKRAFILDGLITGLAAVVFMARQASGTPAGGLQYEFDAITAVVVGGTSLSGGSGNVVGTIIGAVIVGIINNVQNLLHINTYWQQVVKGLVILFAVIIDVVTKQAAAKAKK; this is encoded by the coding sequence GTGAATAACACCAAGAAAAAGTTTAACTTCGGCGAGTTTTATGGCAAGTGGGGCACGCTGATGATCCTCGTGGTCATCGTGATCCTATCCGCCCTGTTCGTTCCGAACTTTGTCAAGCCGCGCAACATCTCGAACATCCTATTGCAAAACGCGGTCGTGGCCATGCTGGCCTTCGGCGCGACCTTTGTCATCATTTTAGGGCATATCAACGTCGCTTACGGCTCGGAGCTGGCCTTCATCGGCTGTATCGCGTGCCTGTCCATGAACAGCCTGCAAACCATGATGCCGCCGGTCGCGGCGGCCGTTATCACCGTGCTCATCGCGATGCTGGTCGGTCTGGTGATCGGCGCGCTGAACGGTCTGGTGATCACCAAATTCGGCATCCCGGCGTTTATCATGACGCTCGCCGTCACAACCATCGCCCGCGGCGGCGCGCTGCTGCTGACGGACGGCACCCCGGTATCCGGCATGAACGATGCGTTCAACTGGTTCGGTCAGGGCTTCATCGGGCCCATCCCGACCTCGGTCCTCATCATGGCCATCCTGTTTATCGTCACGTGGGTGCTGCTGAACAAGACCTGCTTCGGCCGCCACATCTACGCGGTCGGCGGCAATGAAAACGCGGCTATCGCGTCCGGCATCAAATCCAAGAACGTGGTCAAGCGCGCTTTTATCCTCGACGGCCTGATCACCGGCCTTGCGGCCGTGGTGTTCATGGCGCGGCAGGCTTCCGGCACCCCGGCGGGCGGCTTGCAGTACGAGTTTGACGCGATCACGGCGGTCGTCGTCGGCGGCACCTCGCTTTCGGGCGGCTCGGGCAACGTCGTCGGCACCATCATCGGCGCGGTCATCGTCGGCATCATCAACAACGTGCAGAACCTTCTGCATATCAACACCTACTGGCAGCAGGTCGTCAAGGGCCTTGTCATCCTCTTCGCCGTCATCATCGACGTGGTCACCAAGCAGGCCGCGGCCAAGGCGAAAAAGTAA
- a CDS encoding VOC family protein, producing MDNELKIKMYTFTVDCKDPYALAKFYAALLQWEIPFHDADWACVGAPGTEQGAYPGILFQRNPGYVPPVWPDKPEAQQQMAHLDFAVNDVEKAVVHAVQCGATIAEQQFSDGWKVMLDPAGHPFCLCRMKEMIESPHFALR from the coding sequence ATGGATAACGAATTAAAGATCAAAATGTACACGTTTACGGTGGATTGCAAAGACCCTTACGCGCTGGCGAAATTCTACGCGGCGCTGCTCCAGTGGGAAATCCCGTTTCATGATGCGGACTGGGCCTGCGTCGGCGCGCCGGGCACGGAGCAGGGCGCGTATCCGGGCATTCTATTCCAGCGCAATCCGGGATATGTGCCGCCCGTGTGGCCGGACAAGCCCGAAGCGCAGCAGCAAATGGCGCACTTGGACTTTGCCGTGAACGATGTGGAAAAGGCGGTGGTGCACGCGGTCCAGTGCGGCGCGACGATCGCGGAGCAGCAGTTTTCCGACGGCTGGAAAGTGATGCTGGACCCCGCCGGGCATCCCTTTTGCTTGTGCCGGATGAAAGAGATGATTGAAAGCCCCCATTTCGCGCTGCGGTAG
- a CDS encoding sugar ABC transporter substrate-binding protein: protein MKKYLSLALAGTMLLGALAGCGAGGGSDEGSAAGDVFTVAYCNSGDSDVFDKLKKDTFNELVAGDATIKVVNSEANMDPQKQLNQIDDAIMQEVDAIIAVPIDYSGITPGVKAANDAGIPVICLGIESEGGDYTFVGCQNRDAGVMQAEYMAEVLPENAKVLYLSGTPGLYHSVQRHDGFYETMAEKRPDVELMAEMTGEYTRDKAQKVVEDWCQSYPEFDAIVCANDQMALGSVEALKAAGRLTGVLVAGVDATDEALQKIKEGEMAISIRQSAPALAQNCYETIQKMQKGEDPGEKVVVDFEPVTADNVDDFLK, encoded by the coding sequence ATGAAAAAGTACTTATCTCTGGCGCTGGCCGGTACCATGCTGCTCGGCGCGCTCGCGGGCTGCGGCGCGGGCGGCGGCTCGGACGAGGGAAGCGCGGCGGGCGATGTGTTCACCGTGGCCTACTGCAACTCCGGCGACTCGGACGTGTTCGACAAGCTCAAGAAGGATACCTTTAACGAACTCGTGGCGGGCGACGCGACGATCAAGGTCGTCAACTCCGAAGCCAATATGGACCCCCAGAAGCAGCTCAACCAGATCGACGACGCGATCATGCAGGAGGTCGACGCGATCATCGCGGTGCCGATCGACTATTCCGGCATCACCCCGGGCGTTAAGGCCGCGAACGACGCGGGCATCCCCGTGATCTGCCTCGGCATTGAATCGGAGGGCGGCGATTACACCTTCGTCGGCTGCCAGAACCGCGACGCGGGCGTGATGCAGGCCGAATACATGGCCGAGGTGCTGCCCGAAAACGCCAAGGTGCTCTACCTGTCCGGCACGCCCGGCCTGTACCACTCCGTGCAGCGGCACGACGGCTTCTACGAGACCATGGCCGAAAAGCGCCCCGACGTGGAGCTGATGGCCGAAATGACCGGCGAGTACACCCGCGACAAGGCGCAGAAGGTCGTGGAGGACTGGTGCCAGTCCTACCCCGAATTTGACGCGATCGTTTGCGCGAACGACCAGATGGCGCTTGGCTCCGTCGAAGCGCTGAAGGCCGCGGGCCGCCTCACCGGCGTGCTGGTGGCGGGCGTGGACGCGACCGACGAAGCCCTGCAAAAGATTAAGGAAGGCGAAATGGCCATTTCGATCCGCCAGTCCGCCCCGGCGCTCGCGCAGAACTGCTACGAGACCATCCAGAAGATGCAGAAGGGCGAGGACCCCGGCGAAAAGGTCGTTGTGGATTTCGAGCCTGTCACCGCGGACAACGTAGACGATTTTTTGAAGTAA
- a CDS encoding cache domain-containing sensor histidine kinase, which translates to MKFRVRLMLAILLVALPAVGLLFFFNYYISADLIETNYAKTVTESMALRAEQIDKDLRSVYQKTTELSVQKGLKRAVADYAALPQRKNEDVLRLSRYLSEQNSLPELVDAIFLYLPDTREIVCSQEYRSVISVADTEAYPWIGGGTPGGFAPWVQSDMGAGETNLIYLYAKPVYAAEGELLATVALSVTERSLYYGLLDAQDSAQDYFLLTGDGRVCSARRMSAFGISIEELTGKGLPQTRVEVGDCRYRGEKSIYAVVRAPFSGLSLLCLTGRALLMQDMRQTQWLFCIVLLLIVLLIMQLSRGISQYLNRPLGELVGAMERVGAGDFETRTPVRREDEFNRLGTQFNDMVARIEELMQQVLAEQAHARQAELHALQYQIKPHFMYNTLNSIRFAAIMQGNEKIAEQLAAFIELLEASLNKTGDFIPLWQEIELLKDYTSLQRYRYMDCFTFTYEAAEEARACLVPRFLLQPLIENAILHGMDAKRGDNEIRVEARLIGGMLHIAVSDNGKGMTEDERDLLLRKNPDEKRQFNGIGVSNTVDRLRLFYGASMRFELYTAPGEGARYVIELPANRGTEGEDAP; encoded by the coding sequence ATGAAATTTCGGGTGCGGCTGATGCTGGCGATCCTGCTGGTGGCGCTGCCTGCGGTCGGCCTGCTGTTCTTTTTCAATTACTATATTTCCGCCGATCTGATCGAGACCAACTACGCCAAGACCGTGACCGAATCGATGGCGCTGCGCGCCGAGCAGATCGACAAGGACCTGCGCAGCGTGTACCAGAAAACGACCGAGCTGAGCGTGCAAAAGGGGCTGAAGCGGGCGGTAGCGGACTATGCCGCGCTGCCCCAGCGAAAGAACGAGGACGTGCTGCGGCTCTCGCGTTACCTGAGCGAGCAGAACAGCCTGCCCGAGCTGGTGGACGCTATTTTTCTCTACCTGCCGGACACGCGGGAGATCGTGTGCTCGCAGGAATACCGCAGCGTCATTTCGGTCGCGGACACGGAGGCGTACCCGTGGATCGGCGGCGGCACGCCGGGCGGGTTCGCCCCTTGGGTGCAGAGCGACATGGGCGCGGGCGAAACCAATTTGATCTATTTGTACGCCAAGCCCGTTTACGCGGCGGAGGGCGAGCTGCTCGCCACCGTGGCGCTCAGCGTCACCGAGCGCAGCCTGTATTACGGCCTTTTGGACGCGCAGGACAGCGCGCAGGATTATTTCCTGCTGACGGGGGACGGGCGGGTGTGCTCGGCGCGCCGCATGTCGGCCTTCGGCATTTCGATCGAGGAGCTGACCGGCAAGGGCCTGCCGCAGACCCGCGTCGAGGTGGGCGATTGCCGCTACCGCGGCGAGAAAAGCATTTACGCCGTCGTGCGCGCGCCGTTTTCCGGCCTGTCGCTGCTCTGCCTGACCGGCCGGGCGCTGCTCATGCAGGACATGCGGCAGACCCAGTGGCTGTTCTGCATCGTGCTCCTCCTCATCGTGCTGCTCATCATGCAGCTTTCGCGCGGCATTTCGCAGTACTTAAACCGCCCGCTGGGCGAACTCGTCGGCGCGATGGAGCGCGTCGGCGCGGGCGATTTTGAAACGCGCACCCCGGTGCGCCGCGAGGACGAGTTCAACCGGCTGGGCACGCAGTTCAACGACATGGTCGCCCGCATCGAGGAGCTGATGCAGCAGGTGCTGGCCGAGCAGGCGCACGCGCGGCAGGCCGAGCTGCACGCGCTGCAATACCAGATCAAGCCGCATTTTATGTACAATACGCTCAATTCCATCCGCTTCGCGGCCATCATGCAGGGCAACGAGAAGATCGCCGAGCAGCTTGCCGCGTTCATCGAGCTGCTGGAAGCCTCCCTAAACAAGACCGGCGATTTCATTCCGCTTTGGCAGGAGATCGAGCTGCTGAAGGATTACACCTCGTTGCAGCGCTACCGCTATATGGACTGCTTCACCTTTACCTATGAGGCGGCGGAGGAGGCGCGGGCGTGTCTGGTGCCGCGCTTTCTCTTGCAGCCGCTCATTGAAAACGCGATCTTGCACGGCATGGACGCCAAGCGCGGCGACAATGAAATCCGCGTGGAGGCGCGCCTGATCGGCGGCATGCTGCACATCGCCGTTAGCGACAACGGCAAGGGCATGACGGAGGACGAGCGGGACCTGCTGCTGCGCAAAAACCCGGATGAAAAGCGGCAGTTCAACGGCATCGGCGTGTCCAACACCGTCGACCGGCTCCGCTTGTTTTACGGCGCGAGCATGCGCTTTGAGCTATATACCGCGCCGGGCGAGGGCGCGCGGTACGTGATCGAGCTGCCCGCGAACCGGGGCACGGAAGGGGAGGACGCGCCGTGA